TAGCTCGTTGACCACGCTTAATTTCCTCAAAAGGCTTGGCAACATCGCCACCTTGGAAGACATCATCGATGAGGATCAGCCCACCAGGATTGAGGCGCTTGAGGACCTGAGGCAGAAAGACTACATACTTGGACTTGGCAGAGTCCATAAAGACAAAGTCGTAGGAATCCTCTAATGTCTCAAGTAAATCCACCGCATCGCCTTCCAGCAGGGTAATCTGCTGACGGCTGTCATACTTGGCAAAATTAGCCTTGGCAAACTCAATCATCTCTGGATTGCGGTCAATAGTCGTAATCTGAGCCAGAGGCGCATGTTCCGCCATCAAAAGGGCCGAAAAACCGATAGCCGTCCCGATTTCTAAAATCTTCTCAGGCTGCAGGCTTTCGAGCAGCAGGCGGAAGTAAGCTACTGTCTCATGGGGAATCACGGGTACATTTTCAGCTCTGGCAAAATCCTCCAGCTCCTTAAGTCCGCCAGAAACTGGCTGGAGTCGCTGTCTCATAAAGTCTACAATCTCTTCCTTGACCACTGGCCGAAGCATATTGGGATTAGAGTTTTGATTATAAGTCTCGACCATCTTATGCCAGTCCCAACTTCTCGACCAAGGCTTCGAATTCGTCCAAGCGACGCTCAAAAACAGCAAAAGCAGCATTTAAGTAGTCTTCTTTCTCCATATCCACACCTGCTTTTTTGATGACATTGAGTGGGTAGTCAGAGTTCCCAGCTTTGAGATAGTCCAGATACTTATCCTTGTCTTCCTGACTGCCATGGACAATCTTTTCAGCCAAGGCAGAAGCAGCTGCAAAGCCTGTAGAGTATTGGAAAACATAGTAATCATAGTAGAAATGCGGAATCCGAGCCCATTCGTACTGAATCTGCGGATTGTCTTCTTTTTTCAAGCCGTAGTATTTCTCATTCAAGTCAGCATAGAGTTCATTTAGAAACTCGCTGGTCAAAACTTGACCTTCTTGGTCAGCCTTGTGGATAGCATGCTCAAACTCAGCAAACTGGGTTTGACGGAAGACCGTACCTCGGAAACCATCCAAGAAGTGATTGAGGATAGCAAAGCGGGTAGCATCGTCTTCTACTTCTTCCAAGAGCTTTTCTGTCAGGATATTTTCATTGGTCGTTGAAGCAATCTCAGCTAGGAAGATAGAGTAGTCTCCATAGACATAAGGCTGGGTCTCACGGGTGTAGCTGGAGTGCATACTGTGGCCTGTCTCATGCACCAAGGTAAAGAGATTATCCAGTGTATCCTGCCAGTTGAGCAGCATAAAGGCGTTTGTGTCGTAAGAACCGCCAGAGTATGCCCCTGAGCGCTTGCCTTGATTTTCATGAACATCAATCCAGCGCTCTGAGAAGGCTGTCTTCACTCGGCTCAAATAATCCTCACCCAGAATAGCCAGAACTTCCTCAGACTTAGCCAAGGCTTCCTCATAAGTGAACTTGTAGTCTGTCTCTGACAAAGGTGTGTACATATCATACATCTTCAAATCAGAAATGCCTAAAATCTTTGCTCGTAAAGCGATATAACGCTGCAAAAGAGGCAAATGCTTATTAACAGCTGAAACTAAGCTATCGTATACACTTTCTGGAATAAAGTCCGCTGACAAGGCTGCTTCACGGGCAGATGAAAACTTGCGGACTTTCGCATTGTAATTGTGAACCTTGACATTGGTCTGCAGAGTCTTAGCGTAGGTATGCTGATACTGCTCGTAGACGCTGTAGAGAGCCTCGTAAGCTTCTTTACGAACTTCTCGATTCTTAGACTCGACCAGGGTGATATAGTTACCGTGGCTGAGCTGAACTTCATTTCCATCTTCGTCACGCACCATCGGAAAGACAATATCCGCATTATCCAAAATAGCAAAGGTTTCGCCCGCTGCACCAAAAATTTCACCAGCACCAGCCAGTAGCTCCTCTTCACGCTGGGTCAGGATGTGGGCTTTCTTTTCCAAAAGCTTGTCAAAATAATGCTGATACAGCTGCAAGGCTGGCTGCTCAGCCAAGAAGGCTTGGTATTGCTCTTCTGTAATCGCCATAAATTCAGGCTCATAAAAGGCAAAGCTTTGACCAAATTCGCTGTAAAGAGTCATCCCCTTAGCCTGATATTCTTGATACTTGGCCACGCGAGTATCCTGGTCGTTCTTCATGTGAGCATAAGAATAAAGCTTTTCAATCCGGCGCATCAAGTCCAACTGCACTTCAGTCGTTTTTAAGAGACTGTCAGCCGAATCCAGCAAATGTCCAGCCAGACTAGCTGCCTTCTTCACTTCTTCTGAAACCTGCGCCAATTCTGCTTCAAAGGCTTCATCTGTTGGGAAAATTGTTGTCAAATCCCAAGTATATTTTTCTTCAATTTCATTTCTTTGTTTTGCCATAGAAATTTCCTCCATCTTTTCTATTCTATCATAAAAGTGGGGGAAATCCTCGCATAAAATATCGGAGGATAGATAATTTGAAGCTGCTTATTTTTTTCAGCATGATAATAGCGATGAAAGTGCTGGTAATAAGGAGTCAAATCTCTTGTTATTTGGCAAAAGGAGCTGGCTTGAACAGGCCGAACCTGCGGATAAAAATCCTCGGCTGACTTGGTCAGAAGATTGTCTCCTTTTTGATAGAGCTGGGCTTGGAGCTTCATCCAACGAGGCTGCCGGTAATAAAGCTGCTGACGAACATAGCGACAAATCTCCGGATCTTGCTTAGCCAGATAGCTCTCTAACCCCTGCTTTTGAAAGGGACTGCGCAAGACGGATAAAAGACAGCCTTGGCCAAAAGGAAAGGATTTGACCTTGTACTGAGCTCGCCCATGCAAGTCCTCGTGAATGAGATATTTAAGCCGAAGCTCCTGCTTTCTCTCATCCAATTCCCAAAGATGAAAGCCCATATTTTGACTGAAATAAAGAAAGTCCTTTTGCAGTTTCGTCAGTGACTGTTTTAACCATAATTTCTTGCCTAAGAGCCAGAGAACTTGATAGCCATGCTGTCGATAAGACAGCGTCCGTTCCTCAAGTCTTTCCTGACTGAGTGGACTACACTGGACCTCCAGCGCTATGCTACCATCTATCAAAAGGTCAGCAATCTGCCTTATCTCAGGTAAAAAAGCCTCCACCTGAATCTCTTGACTTTGCTTCCCCCAGCTATAAAGGCCAGCTTTCAAGTTCAAATGCTCCGCACTTTCATTTTCCACATAAAATGAGCAATTTTCAAGAGAAATATGAGCAAAATGCGGTCGCATGACTCTTCCTTTTTTGAAGCGGACCGTCCCCGAACAGGCTGGACAAAAGGTTTGTTCGCCTAGGGACGGCTGCTTTTCCATGGCATTCAGCAAAATCCCCTCTTCATTTTTCGCAAGCAACATGAGTATTTCCCTTTCAAAACAATGTCTTTTATATCTTTATTCGTAATTAAAAAGCCAAAGTGAGAGCTTGTGAAATGGGGCAAAGAAATCACTTTCTCCTTTCTTGCTGATTTCCCAAAACAAAAACGAGCTGAAAAATTTCCAGACTCGTTTTTCCTTATCCAAATAAATTCTGATTCTTTTTTTCAGGAACTTTCAAAAAGAGGGCAAGCAAGAGCACTAGACCTATAATTGCTGCCAACATGAGATTCATACTACCATAGCCAAAACGATCTAAGATAGACCCTGACATATTCTGAATGAAAATCGTTCCTAGATTTCTCCCTGTCTGTAGTAATGCAAATGCGGTCACCAAATATTTTTCATCTACTAAATTTGCCACGATGCGCAGACTAAGCATGGTCAGTACCATACCAGAAGCATGTTTAGAAATCAGTGTAACTGCTATTTTAAAACCTAAGCCAAAGTTCACAGCATAAACCGCATACTGAAGGAGCATCATGCCCAAGCAAATATAGAGCAACTTTTTGACAGCTATCTTATCCATGAAAAGATAAGAATAAAAGATCAAGGGAGCCTCGCACAGTACAGAGACAGCCACAACAGTCGTTGCCCAATCAACACTCAAGCCGCTGGATTCTAGCATGGAGGGAATATAAGTGTGACCTGTATTGCCCACACCTGAGTAAAGGGCGACAAGAATGAGATAAAAAAGATAGGTTCTGTTTTTTAGAATGGCTGAAAAGAGCGAATGGCCTCTTTTTTCAGTTTTTTTAGCCAACCTATCCCGCTTGGGATTCATGCCAAGAACCCCTATAATACTCAGCAGCATAGTCCCGATAAAGACCAGATAGATGGCCTGGGGAGAAATATTCTTATAAATCAAACCTGCCAGCTGTGAACCGACGGCATAACCAATTGTTCCCCAAATTCGGATTTTTCCATATTTATAAGGACTTTGGGTTGCCAGTACATCCATCACGGTACCCACCCCATTGATGAGCATCAAGACAAAACTATACCAGATGGCTAAGAGCCATAGATTATCAGCCTCCATGAAAAAGATGTCTCCCAAGATAATCAGGAAAAAACTGATAAGCGAAACTCTCTTGATGCCAAGAGTATCATTTAACAGCCCCATGATTGGCTGAGCCAGCATGGAAGAAAAGAAAGAAGCTGATACGACGATAGATACTTGGCCAGCTGTGTAGCCCTTATCCAGCATATAAACGGATATCAAGGTCGAAAACAATGAATTGGACAGAAAATAAAAATTATACATCAAAAAATAAGCCAAATAGCTATTAGAAAACTTTTTTCCCATCATCAAAACCTCTCTAAAAATAGAATAAAACCCAGTTTTTAGAAACTGAGCTTTATTTCAGCTTGCAAGCCAAATGCAATCATTTATTTATTTTTTTCTAGCTCTTGCTTTAGCTTTTCTCGATTTCCGATTCTCGATATAGAAAATCAGGATAATAATGACAATTGGTAAGGCAATTAACCAGCGGTTGCTTAGCAAGTCACTATACCAAGTTTTATTATTTTCTTTCTTAGTGACTTCTTCTTTGGCAGACTGGGTAACAGAAGCATCTACTTCCTCCACTTTCATCTCATCAGAGATCTTTGGAGAGAGCGTGTATAGATCATTTCCAGCCTTCAAGACACCATTCTCAACTACAGGCTTTGCCTTCGCATCTTTTTTTATTGTCGCATAAAAATCCTCGGGCAGATTGTAAGTTTTTCCATCAATCTCTTGCTTTCCTTTAGAGAATAATTTCTTGTACTCATAGTCAGCATAAGATTTTTCGATCAAGGCATTTCCATATGGATGGCGGTAATATTCACCGTCTTGGTCAGACCAGTCGCCAACGCCCATGATAACGCCAATCACGCGCTGATTTCCACGCTTGACAGTTGCAATGTAGTTGAAGGCACCGTTCGGACTTGAGCCCGTCTTCAGACCATCTACTCCCTCCAAAGCGTAGCGAGCACCCGGCAATGAGTAATTATAAGTCTCAAATGTTTCTTCATAAGGCGTACCAGCCTTGACGGTCACTTTGGCCTGATTGGTATAGTTTAAAATATCTGGATAGTTTTTTACAAAATTGTAGGCTAAAATCCCTAAATCACGCGCAGTCGTTTGGTTGCTAGCATAGTTATTATATCTCTGAGGAGTATAGTAACCTTTAAAGGAAACTGCTGCTGCACCACTAGCATTAAACCATTTGGTGTTGGTCATACCTAGTTCTTGCGCTTTCGCGTTCATCTTATCCAAGAAAGCATCGGGATCATTATCTGACAGGTAATTTGCCAGCATCACTGTTGTTGCGTTAGAAGAAGGCACAACTGTCATGGTAATCAGCTCAGAAACAGTGTAATTGACCCCAGCCACGATTTTATTATTGGAAATTTCATAAATTCCCGCAACGGCCTGATCTTGCGGCGTCGCCTTAATCACCGTATCTAAACTGAGTTTTCCCTCTTTAATGGCTTCAAAAACCAAGTACAAGGTCATGATCTTACTCATGCTGGCTGGATCTCGAACCTCATCAATATTATCCTGCCACAGGATATCTCCCGTATTGCCGTCAATCATCAAAGATGATTTAGGACGATTGATAGCTTGCACATGATCATTAGGATACATTTTTTGTGCCATATCCACCAATTCATCTGCTGCAGCAGAAAACGGTGACAGAAAGGCAGATAAAATCAATCCAAACACCAAAAACTTCTTCTTCACATTTATCCTCCAAAAAAATCATTCCTAATTAGTATACCATATTTTTAATCATGTTTTTGATAAATATAAAAAATCCTACCTAAAAATTAGATAGGAATTAGATTGTTAGGCTTCTAATGAACTCAAAGCTTCCTTGTCAGCAATAATCACGACATCTTCATGGCCTTGAAGGGCGCTAGCTGGCACAACTTCTGTCACCTCACCTCGGACTGTTCCTGCGATGGCTTGAGCTTTAGAAGCGCCATAGGCAAATAGAATGATTGATTTTGCATCTAAGATATTCTGAATTCCCATTGAGATGGCTTGAGTCGGTACGTCCTCTATCTTCTCAAAGAAGCGAGCGTTCGCTTCGATAGTTGACTGCTGCAAATCGACGATATGGACAGTGCTATCAAAACTAGTTCCTGGCTCATTAAAGCCAATATGACCATTGGTGCCAATTCCCAAAATTTGCAAATCTACTGGGTGGTCAGCCAAGACTTGGTTGTAGCGTTTCACTTCTGCTTCCGCATCTTCTGCTGCACCATTTGGCAAAAAGCTTTCTTTAAAAGGCTTTTTATTAAATAGCTGCTCGTTCATAAAGTAACGGTAAGACTGGGGATTATCTGCTGAAAGTCCCACATATTCATCTAGATTTACACTGGTCAGCTCTGATAAATCCAAGTCGCTGGCAATGATTTGCTGATAAAACTCAATCGGGCTGCTTCCTGTCGCTAAGCCCAGTGTTTTAGCCCCTTGAGCCAACTTCTCCTTCAAGATTTCTAAAGCTACCTTTGCGCCTTCTACTTGATTCTCAACACGAATAACTTTCATTCTGTTCTCCTATTTTTCTTGATTAATTCCTTATTTTATTATATGGTATAGACCAATTTTTGTCAAGTAGATTCTACTTAATTTTTTCATATTTTACTGAGAGACTTAGCGTCAAATCATGGTATAATAAAAGAATGCTATTACCAATGACTATAATCTTTTTACTAGGAATTGCCCTTTTTACCTCTGGGCTTTTCCTGAAAAAACATCTAGGTTGGCAACTAGTCTTTTTAGCCTTGGGAACTTTCTTCATCAGTATTCCCTTTTTACTTGCTGCCTACTATATTTGGATCATGAGAACTATTTAAGGAGATAGAATGAATACTGCTGATTTTGATTTTCACTTGCCGGAAGAACTGATTGCTCAGACCCCTCTGGAGAAGCGAGACTCTTCTCGCCTACTCATTGTAGATCGGGAAACTGGCGAGTTTAGTGACCAACATTTTGACAATATTATTGACCAACTTGAGCCAGGTGATGCCTTGGTTATGAATAATACCCGTGTCCTACCAGCCCGCCTTTATGGAACCAAACCTGAAACTGGCGGTCATGTAGAACTCCTACTCTTGAAAAATACCCAAGGAGACTTCTGGGAAGTCCTAGCTAAGCCTGCCAAACGACTCAGAGTCGGAACGCGTGTTTCTTTCGGTGATGGCCGTTTGACTGCCACCGTTACAGAAGAGCTAGAACACGGCGGACGGATCGTTCGCTTTGATTATCAGGGCATTTTCTTAGAAGTCCTAGAAAGTTTGGGTGAAATGCCCCTACCGCCCTATATCCACGAGAAGCTAGAAGACCGTGAACGCTACCAGACAGTCTATGCTAAAGAAAACGGCTCCGCCGCTGCTCCAACCGCTGGCCTCCATTTCACAGAGGAATTGCTGGATAAAATTGCGGCAAAAGGCGTTAAACTCGTCTACCTGACGCTGCATGTCGGGCTCGGAACCTTCCGTCCCGTATCAGTTGACAATCTGGAAGAGCATGAGATGCATTCCGAATTTTATAGCTTGTCTGAAGAAGCAGCCGAGACCCTGCGACAAGTCAAGGCAAGCGGCCACCGCATCATTGCTGTCGGCACCACTTCTATCCGAACACTGGAAACAATCGGCAGCAAATTCGAAGGTCAAATCCAAGCGGACTCCGGCTGGACCAATATCTTTATTAAACCAGGCTATCAATGGAAGATTGTTGATGCTTTTTCAACCAACTTCCACTTGCCGAAATCAACCCTTGTCATGCTGGTATCAGCTTTTGCTGGACGCCAACTGACACTGCAAGCCTATGAGTATGCTATCGCTGAGCGCTACCGCTTCTTTAGCTTTGGCGACGCTATGTTTATCAAATAATACAGGTGAATCTATGAATAAAATCGAAAGTAGGCATCGCCTCATTCGCTCCCTCATCATGGAAAAAAGAGTCCATACCCAGCAGGAACTCCAAGAACTACTGGAAGCAAACGGCGTCATTGTCACCCAGTCTACTCTCTCTCGTGACATGAAAACTCTCAATCTAGTCAAGGTGACCGAAAACGACAAATCCTATTATGTCATTAACAGTATCGCCCCTTCTCGTTGGGAGAAAAGACTACGCTTCTATATGGAAGATGCCCTCGTCATGCTCCGCCCCGTTCAGCATCAAGTCGTCATGAAAACCTTACCCGGACTAGCCCAATCTTTTGGTGCCATTTTAGACGCTCTGGAATTACCCCAGATTGTTGCTACCGTCTGTGGAGACGATGTCTGCCTGATCATCTGCGAAGATAATCAAGCTGCTATCGAATGCTTTGATAAACTCAAAGAATTTGCTCCCCCATTTTTCTTTAGTAAATGACAAAAGAGTTGGAAAACCCAACTCTTTTTCGTGTTGATTTACAGTTTTTACTTGGAAAAATCCGCAACACTGATATCTATCCTAGTAATTTTACTCTCCTGCCAAGCGAAAAATAGTCTCAGCATAGATATCCATCGCACGATAGAGATCATCTAAAGATGCTCTTTCATTGGCTTGATGCTCCGTCTGCTCAGCCCCTGGGAATAGAGCGCCGAAGGCCACACAGTTTGGCATGGTCCGAGCAAAGGTAGCCCCACCAGAGGACATAGCTGGACTGGTATCGCCCGTCTTTTCTCGATAGATGGCCATCAGGGTGCTGACCAGTTCGCTGTCCTTAGGTACATAAAGTGGAGCCAGATAGTCAAATTCTTCATAGCTCAGCTGGTAGCGCCCAGCAATCTCTGCTAGTTTTGCCACTAGCTGATCTTTATCCGCCAAAACAGGAATCCGAATATCAATACGGATTTCAGACTTTTCTGAGTTCAGCGTCAGACCTGCAATATTAAAGGAAAGTCTACCAGAGGGTTCATCTGAAATGTCGCCAAATAAACAGCCGCCAGTCGCATCTTCTCCCACTGCTTCCGCAATAAAGGCCAAGGCAGGATGGCCTTGTAAAGGCTGCAAAACTGTCGCCAGTCGAACAATAGCATTGATACCTTCAGCTGCATCCTTGGCATGCTTAGGCAGGCCAAGGACAGTGACTTGATGATCTGTTTGCTCATAGTCAAAAGAAGCTACTTGCAAACCTGCCACGATCTGGCCCAAAAGCTCTCCTTGATAGCTAGCCTTGCCAGGTACAACATTAAAGGCCTCTCCTGCTTCTAGCTCTAGCTGTTCTGAACCAGGACCATGCAGCTTGACCTGTAAGAGGCCTTTCTCAGCATAGGTCAGAGGGAAGGAAGAATCTGGTGCAAAGCCAAGCGTCGCTGTTTCTTCAAGTTCATTATACCGCCCCATACAGCGCCAAAGGGTCTCTTCGTCCGTACCAAAGATAAACCGAACCCGCTTTTTAAATTTTACTCCGCTATCTAGCAGAGCCTTGACCGCGTAAAGAGCAGCCATTGATGGTCCCTTATCATCTTGGACACCACGTCCGAAGATCCAACCGTCTTTGATAGTTGCCTCGAATGGCGGTGTCCGCCAATCCGCTTCATCACCTGATGGAACAACATCCAAATGACAGAGAACGGCCAGGAGCTCTGCTCCCTGACCGATTTCTGCATATCCGTAATAACCTTTAGGATCAAGATAGGTAGTGAAACCTAAACTTCGACAAATCTCTAAAGTTTTTTCTAGGACATTTTGGATTGCTTGTCCAAAAGGTGTTCCATTTTCTCCCTCGTTAAGTACCGAAGGATAGGAAATCAAGGTTTTTAATGATGTAAGAAATTCATCTTTAACTTGATTTGTTATATCTATTTTCATGGAATCACCTCACTCACTCTTTATAGGAATGGAATGAACGTTCCAAGAAGAAGGAGAGCAATAGTCACTACAATGATAGCGACAACGAGTTTGCCCATGAATTTCCACCAAGTACCGATGTTGATACGTCCAAGTGCAAGAGCTCCCATCACAATACCAGATGTTGGTGCAATCAAGTTCAAGACACCTGAAGCAGATTGGTAAGCAGTGATGATCAAGCTAGGACGTACATTGACAAATTCTCCGAGCGGAGCCATGATACCCATAGTCGCGCTGGCAAGACCAGATGAAGATGGGATCAAGAATGACATAGGCAGATAGAAGATATAAGTCAAAACGATAAAGACTTGTGAAGACAGACCGCTCAGGC
Above is a window of Streptococcus cristatus ATCC 51100 DNA encoding:
- a CDS encoding arginine repressor — its product is MNKIESRHRLIRSLIMEKRVHTQQELQELLEANGVIVTQSTLSRDMKTLNLVKVTENDKSYYVINSIAPSRWEKRLRFYMEDALVMLRPVQHQVVMKTLPGLAQSFGAILDALELPQIVATVCGDDVCLIICEDNQAAIECFDKLKEFAPPFFFSK
- a CDS encoding competence protein CoiA, with the translated sequence MLLAKNEEGILLNAMEKQPSLGEQTFCPACSGTVRFKKGRVMRPHFAHISLENCSFYVENESAEHLNLKAGLYSWGKQSQEIQVEAFLPEIRQIADLLIDGSIALEVQCSPLSQERLEERTLSYRQHGYQVLWLLGKKLWLKQSLTKLQKDFLYFSQNMGFHLWELDERKQELRLKYLIHEDLHGRAQYKVKSFPFGQGCLLSVLRSPFQKQGLESYLAKQDPEICRYVRQQLYYRQPRWMKLQAQLYQKGDNLLTKSAEDFYPQVRPVQASSFCQITRDLTPYYQHFHRYYHAEKNKQLQIIYPPIFYARISPTFMIE
- a CDS encoding D-alanyl-D-alanine carboxypeptidase — its product is MKKKFLVFGLILSAFLSPFSAAADELVDMAQKMYPNDHVQAINRPKSSLMIDGNTGDILWQDNIDEVRDPASMSKIMTLYLVFEAIKEGKLSLDTVIKATPQDQAVAGIYEISNNKIVAGVNYTVSELITMTVVPSSNATTVMLANYLSDNDPDAFLDKMNAKAQELGMTNTKWFNASGAAAVSFKGYYTPQRYNNYASNQTTARDLGILAYNFVKNYPDILNYTNQAKVTVKAGTPYEETFETYNYSLPGARYALEGVDGLKTGSSPNGAFNYIATVKRGNQRVIGVIMGVGDWSDQDGEYYRHPYGNALIEKSYADYEYKKLFSKGKQEIDGKTYNLPEDFYATIKKDAKAKPVVENGVLKAGNDLYTLSPKISDEMKVEEVDASVTQSAKEEVTKKENNKTWYSDLLSNRWLIALPIVIIILIFYIENRKSRKAKARARKK
- the pepF gene encoding oligoendopeptidase F, which encodes MAKQRNEIEEKYTWDLTTIFPTDEAFEAELAQVSEEVKKAASLAGHLLDSADSLLKTTEVQLDLMRRIEKLYSYAHMKNDQDTRVAKYQEYQAKGMTLYSEFGQSFAFYEPEFMAITEEQYQAFLAEQPALQLYQHYFDKLLEKKAHILTQREEELLAGAGEIFGAAGETFAILDNADIVFPMVRDEDGNEVQLSHGNYITLVESKNREVRKEAYEALYSVYEQYQHTYAKTLQTNVKVHNYNAKVRKFSSAREAALSADFIPESVYDSLVSAVNKHLPLLQRYIALRAKILGISDLKMYDMYTPLSETDYKFTYEEALAKSEEVLAILGEDYLSRVKTAFSERWIDVHENQGKRSGAYSGGSYDTNAFMLLNWQDTLDNLFTLVHETGHSMHSSYTRETQPYVYGDYSIFLAEIASTTNENILTEKLLEEVEDDATRFAILNHFLDGFRGTVFRQTQFAEFEHAIHKADQEGQVLTSEFLNELYADLNEKYYGLKKEDNPQIQYEWARIPHFYYDYYVFQYSTGFAAASALAEKIVHGSQEDKDKYLDYLKAGNSDYPLNVIKKAGVDMEKEDYLNAAFAVFERRLDEFEALVEKLGLA
- a CDS encoding O-methyltransferase gives rise to the protein MVETYNQNSNPNMLRPVVKEEIVDFMRQRLQPVSGGLKELEDFARAENVPVIPHETVAYFRLLLESLQPEKILEIGTAIGFSALLMAEHAPLAQITTIDRNPEMIEFAKANFAKYDSRQQITLLEGDAVDLLETLEDSYDFVFMDSAKSKYVVFLPQVLKRLNPGGLILIDDVFQGGDVAKPFEEIKRGQRAIYRGLHSLFDATLDSPDLTASLLPLGDGLLMIRKK
- a CDS encoding dipeptidase; translation: MKIDITNQVKDEFLTSLKTLISYPSVLNEGENGTPFGQAIQNVLEKTLEICRSLGFTTYLDPKGYYGYAEIGQGAELLAVLCHLDVVPSGDEADWRTPPFEATIKDGWIFGRGVQDDKGPSMAALYAVKALLDSGVKFKKRVRFIFGTDEETLWRCMGRYNELEETATLGFAPDSSFPLTYAEKGLLQVKLHGPGSEQLELEAGEAFNVVPGKASYQGELLGQIVAGLQVASFDYEQTDHQVTVLGLPKHAKDAAEGINAIVRLATVLQPLQGHPALAFIAEAVGEDATGGCLFGDISDEPSGRLSFNIAGLTLNSEKSEIRIDIRIPVLADKDQLVAKLAEIAGRYQLSYEEFDYLAPLYVPKDSELVSTLMAIYREKTGDTSPAMSSGGATFARTMPNCVAFGALFPGAEQTEHQANERASLDDLYRAMDIYAETIFRLAGE
- the queA gene encoding tRNA preQ1(34) S-adenosylmethionine ribosyltransferase-isomerase QueA, which gives rise to MNTADFDFHLPEELIAQTPLEKRDSSRLLIVDRETGEFSDQHFDNIIDQLEPGDALVMNNTRVLPARLYGTKPETGGHVELLLLKNTQGDFWEVLAKPAKRLRVGTRVSFGDGRLTATVTEELEHGGRIVRFDYQGIFLEVLESLGEMPLPPYIHEKLEDRERYQTVYAKENGSAAAPTAGLHFTEELLDKIAAKGVKLVYLTLHVGLGTFRPVSVDNLEEHEMHSEFYSLSEEAAETLRQVKASGHRIIAVGTTSIRTLETIGSKFEGQIQADSGWTNIFIKPGYQWKIVDAFSTNFHLPKSTLVMLVSAFAGRQLTLQAYEYAIAERYRFFSFGDAMFIK
- a CDS encoding MFS transporter is translated as MGKKFSNSYLAYFLMYNFYFLSNSLFSTLISVYMLDKGYTAGQVSIVVSASFFSSMLAQPIMGLLNDTLGIKRVSLISFFLIILGDIFFMEADNLWLLAIWYSFVLMLINGVGTVMDVLATQSPYKYGKIRIWGTIGYAVGSQLAGLIYKNISPQAIYLVFIGTMLLSIIGVLGMNPKRDRLAKKTEKRGHSLFSAILKNRTYLFYLILVALYSGVGNTGHTYIPSMLESSGLSVDWATTVVAVSVLCEAPLIFYSYLFMDKIAVKKLLYICLGMMLLQYAVYAVNFGLGFKIAVTLISKHASGMVLTMLSLRIVANLVDEKYLVTAFALLQTGRNLGTIFIQNMSGSILDRFGYGSMNLMLAAIIGLVLLLALFLKVPEKKNQNLFG
- a CDS encoding glucosamine-6-phosphate deaminase → MKVIRVENQVEGAKVALEILKEKLAQGAKTLGLATGSSPIEFYQQIIASDLDLSELTSVNLDEYVGLSADNPQSYRYFMNEQLFNKKPFKESFLPNGAAEDAEAEVKRYNQVLADHPVDLQILGIGTNGHIGFNEPGTSFDSTVHIVDLQQSTIEANARFFEKIEDVPTQAISMGIQNILDAKSIILFAYGASKAQAIAGTVRGEVTEVVPASALQGHEDVVIIADKEALSSLEA